The window aaaaaaacatagaaaagtAACCTGATACGTAAACAACTCTACTTTTTTTTGCTGTACTATTAGTATATTATTTTACCCTTCCATTTTTGTTCTGTTATTTTACACACTTTCCATGTGGTGTTTGACAGATATACCTTTCAACGGGAAATCGGCTAATTCATGCATCAACAGCGCGCTCcggtcccgatcagtacatTAACATGTCCGCTGtgcgaaaacatacatcaacacattatttattcaaatttcATACATCAACACCCAAACAATAGTCTTATCATACATTTATTGTGTTTCCGTTAGTTTATCGTTTACAGTGTCTTACGTGGAGTTAACGTGTGATTACGTGGTTTTAAAGGATAATTACGGTGGATATATTACAGAAACATTAATTTCcgaccaaaaaaaattacagaaacATTAATAGAAAACGGCGTCGTTTTGACGttttcagaaacaaaaaaacatctTCTTCCTCATTGAACCCTAAACCGCGACAGAAAGAAAAGAGTAGAAGTCTGAGAGAGAGAATCACGAATGTCGAGCTCATCGAACCCTAAGTCCTCCTATGGTACATGTAACAGTCACAATTTAGTCTCCAATGAAGTTTTAGGTGTATTTCTAGGTTGTTTAATTGAGTTCGGATTGAGCAGCCATGAGCACAAACTGGAGCCGcaggaaagaaagagaaagagggTTTCCTAGATTTTGTAAGAAATGTGGAGCAGGCTTTGTGATCTATACTTCAAAAACCATCAAGAACCCATGAAGACTTTTCCATGGCTGTCCTAATGGTAGTGaagaggtaaaaaaaaatattgtctcTGTTCCATGGCTGTCTGATTTGAGTTGGTTTTATTTAGCTAAAGTGAATGATTTTCTTGTGTAGGATAAAAATCATCTGTTTAAATGGACATATGAAGCAGCTGTAGAAGAAATTGAGGATATGAAAAGCTTGTTTGATGAAAAGTTCGGCCATTTCGAGCTTCAAAATCAGAGATGCGAAGATCTAATAAAAAGCTATGACAAAAAGATTGAAGATTTGACTGATGCTTTAACTGGATTTGGGAATGAGATAAAAGAGATGAAAGAGTTGGTTCATGGGTATGAGAAAGATGTGAAGACCTTGAAAAAGATGGTAATTTGTGGAGTTGGAATGATGATTGGGTATTACTATTTTGCTATGTAGTTATGTGGAAGACTGGAATGAATGTGCTTGTCGGATTGTTTGTTTTTTGCTATTTTCGGATTGTTGGTTTTTCCAAGTGTTAACggcttgtattatgaatttgtCTTGTAATATGATATTCGGATTGTTGATTTTTAAGATTATCTACTGTCTTGAATCACAAAATAGTCAAAACATAAGAAGTTTTGAAACACAAGATTGTCATAACATAATAAGTTTTAGATTTAGATATAACAACATCATAAGTCACACATAAAGAAGCCGATAAAAGTCTAAAACACCCAAAACCAACATTTTCTTTACTAAGCCGCTTCCTAAATACACCTAAAGCACCAAAAACTATCATCAAACTTTAGGTTGCCTTGTTCTTGAAAATACATGAGAACCTAAAAAAGAACCAAAAAGAGGGTTGTTACAAGATTCtcacatttttttgtttatgatgACTGAATTGTGATTAGAAGAAGAAACCTGAAGTTAGTCATGTTTGCATTGGCTGACTTGGTCCTGGAGCTTCACCTTGGTCAAATGACATTGACTCACTTTGTGATGGGtgtttcttcttcctcggaTAAACCTTCCTCGGCTTGTTAGGGACTCCATCATACTTACAATGCAGCGCATTATGCCCAGCCATACCACATCGATAACAATGAATCACCTTCAAGTGCCTAGATACTTTTTTTCCTTTAGTAGGAGACTCGTAAATTCCTTTCTTCCTTTTCTGTGGATTCTTCTTTCTACCTTTGTCATTGTCTCTAGGTGGCGGGTCAAGTTCAGGACCAGTAGCTTCCTTCCAGAATTTCATCCCTTCAACAGGAGAGATAGGGTTGCTATACTGCTTTTTCCAAGTAGTGGTCAAGTAACAATCGGCCACATAATCCTCcgcttttaattttttatccacAAAGACCTTCAGTGCATGCGGATACGGAATCCCTGTGACATCCCACATTCTGCAAGTACATGTTCTGCTCTCGATATTGACCGAGTAAGATACTGATTTTTCAGACACTTCAGAAACACCATTTGGGCCAGGAGTGCGTTTCTTACACCATTTGCTGCGTTCTTCGTCTTCAGCAGCTATTGTGTTTGAAATCAGTGTAAAACCATCACCATCTTCAAGGTTCAAGTCGGTTTTCAATAGTTGAATGAACCATTTCCAGTTGTCAGCGCTCTCAACGTCAACAACTCCCCACGCAACAAGATAAATTTGGTTGTTCGCATCTCTTCCTACTGCTGCAAGCAGTTGTCCAGCTGATGATGACTTCAAAAAACAACCATCGATCCCAAAAATAGGGCGACAGTGAGCTCGCCATATTGTCCTAAGTGCTTCGAAGCAGACATAAAATTTATCAAAGATTTCAACTCCATCCTCTCTAGTTGTCGTGACCAGATCAACTGTAGAACCCGGATTCGATCTGTGATAATCAAATGTTAGTTCACATAATACTcttaataaacaaaacaagtcACCAAGAAAACTTACATAAGATTTTGCTCTTTGTAGTCATTCATCCTTGCAAATTGTTGATCAAACTCATCGTTTATCATATCTAGTGCTTTCTTCCTCGCCTTCCGAGCAATATCATGCAGGACTGTTAATCTGTAGCGGTCTTGGATGATGTCTTGGATGATCCTCGGCGACAACTTCATATCATTTCTAACCTTGTTTATCAGTAGCTCAGCAATAACTTGGTCAGTTAGTAATCTGCAATACCCGTCAGGGGTACAAGAGTGTTTTTCTTGATATGTTTTCACCATATACTTCTGCACTGATTTCTCGAGTGAACAATATATTCTCCAGCCACACGGAATATCACCCACTACAGCACATCTTCCCTCCTTAATTTCATTTCCCCATCTCGTATATTTGACATTCCAGCCTCCTAACAACACATATTCCAACACAGCTTCCTTGAACTCGGTAATACTCTCAAAAACTTGCATGATCTTCAACTCTCCACTTCCTCTTCTCCATCTCTCATACTCACGACCGATATTTTCTTCCTCATCATCCGAGTTTGGAGGAGTATCTCTAAGAGCTTCATTATCCTCTGCCTCATCGACAAACTCAGCAACAATTGCTTCCACACATTCTTGaccatttttttttgatttgacTCTGCCTCATTCTCACAGCCTCTGTTTGCATTCTCCTCATCCTCACTGTGAGCATTTTCGTGCTCCATATACAACTCAATGAGATTATTCCATGGCGCAACCCTACACAAGTTCTGAAAATTTTTCCCTCCATCACATAAGACATTCAGATCACTCATGTCTTCGTATGGCAGCTTGTACCAAATTTTTTGCTTATACATATCTACTATTTCAGCTGAAATAAGGCCGCTAAACAAACGGTGAGGCACAGATTGTAGATAATGGCTTCTCCCTCCTACATAGCAAGTTGCTCCTTCTTTTTGTTCAAACCTCCCCTCATAGTTTACAATGAAAGTGACGTCGATATCACCACtgaaaaattacaaaacaacaTCAGTTTGACATAAGAACACAAAACAACTTCATTGACACATATAATCGAACACCTTATGTGCATTATATGTTTTCACAGCTTATTACAATTAATCTCGACTACTCTTGTTCCCAACACTCTAATAGTGTGAATTTAACATTGTTAACATGAATTTCTCAACTCGTGATTCACAATTCCTAATTTATATGAGTTTCAGACACATTCCAATGTTGGTGATTTAGAAAGAGAGGTACCTCATCTTGGAGATCTCAAGCTGATGTCACTCTGGTCTTTCCTATGATTATTTATTTAGCTTTCGATTTCTTCTGGTTATATCTTCTGATTTCTCACCAAATTCTCTTATGTTCTATCATGAACCTAGTTGCCTATGTCGAAAGGGAAAGAGAAacaatttctttttgttttattgggaATTAGAAAACGACGTCGTCTCATTAAaggtttatttttattattttctaaaattaatataGTGGCAATATATTATAGAAAAGCCACGTAATTAGTTTAAAACGAACAGCTCAGCTTCCGTCACGGCTCAATAACGGAAAATGGGTGTATGTATGATTAGACTATTGTTTGGGTGTTGATGtatgaaatttgaaaaaataatgtgTTGATGTATATTTTCGCACAGCTAACATGTTAatgtactgatcgggaccgGAGCGCTCTGTTGATGCATGAATTAGCCAATTTCCCATCTTTCAACTATGTACACACTTCACCAAAACATTTATTACTAttctttttattgatttatattttgaattttaaaatataaaatcaaaagcggaggaggtggtggagagGACGAGTGAGATGGTGGAGGAAGGGTGTACAACGCCGAGAAGCACCAAGTATAGGATTCCGATGTCGTTGGTTTGTCATCTGCCGCCGCGGAAAAAATTAATGGTGATTAGGAACTCTTATTTAGCCGCCTGATCTTGAGACCCTGTTCTATTCGCATCTTCGACGAGAAGCATGCGCTTAGATTTGATTCGATCGAGAGTTTAGTTTGGATTTATTGTGTTTTTGTAGATACATGTTTCCCATTTCAGTGTAGTATTGTTGCTTTCGGAGACTAGATTTTAGTCTTCGTTTTCCCTTTTGTGTATCGAATTGGAGTTTTACTATATGCAAAAATGAGATTCttagaaaaaaatgtataaacaaAAGCACTTTTCCAATTGTGTTGTGAAATCCCTAACCCCATTATCTCTCGCCCCCAAAGAAAACAATTCAATACAATTGATTTTGTGAACACccaaaaaaatccaaacttCTTTGTGATAATTTGCTCCGTCAAACACACCTATTGGTAAGAACCAACAAGCCCTCAAGACTCAAACAAATTCTGACATGCAAAAAGAACCAGGAGATGGAGATGGAAAACGTGAGAATGGGGGTTACGAAGGTAGCAGTGGTTATTGGAGTAGATGTTGTGGTGGTTATGGATACGGAAGTAGATAcagtggtggtggaggtggaggtGAATGCAGAGGTGGATACATCGGTGGTGTTGGATACAATGGAGGTG of the Brassica rapa cultivar Chiifu-401-42 chromosome A03, CAAS_Brap_v3.01, whole genome shotgun sequence genome contains:
- the LOC103849663 gene encoding uncharacterized protein LOC103849663, producing the protein MQVFESITEFKEAVLEYVLLGGWNVKYTRWGNEIKEGRCAVVGDIPCGWRIYCSLEKSVQKYMVKTYQEKHSCTPDGYCRLLTDQVIAELLINKVRNDMKLSPRIIQDIIQDRYRLTVLHDIARKARKKALDMINDEFDQQFARMNDYKEQNLISNPGSTVDLVTTTREDGVEIFDKFYVCFEALRTIWRAHCRPIFGIDGCFLKSSSAGQLLAAVGRDANNQIYLVAWGVVDVESADNWKWFIQLLKTDLNLEDGDGFTLISNTIAAEDEERSKWCKKRTPGPNGVSEVSEKSVSYSVNIESRTCTCRMWDVTGIPYPHALKVFVDKKLKAEDYVADCYLTTTWKKQYSNPISPVEGMKFWKEATGPELDPPPRDNDKGRKKNPQKRKKGIYESPTKGKKVSRHLKVIHCYRCGMAGHNALHCKYDGVPNKPRKVYPRKKKHPSQSESMSFDQGEAPGPSQPMQT